ATCAGATCGAGCTGCTCGGGGACGCGTGCGGGACCGAGCTGCTGCGGACCGCGTACCACACGGTCGCGGAGGGCTACGGCGGGCGCGGGCTGTTGCTGGATGATCCGGCGAAGATCGACGAGACGCTGCGCGAGGCCCAGGCGATCGCCAAGCAGGGCAAGCCGGTGGTGGTCAACGTGATGATCGGGAAGACGGACTTCCGCAAGGGGTCCATCTCGATGTGAGGTGAGCGGACCGTGAGCTTCACACTTCGCGTCGAGAACCTCCGGGCGCTGCGCAAGGTCGAGTGGGCGCCCGAGGGGGTCTGCGCGCTCGTTGGGGCCAACGGCGCGGGCAAGACCACGCTGCTGATGGTCTTGAAGTTT
This genomic stretch from bacterium harbors:
- a CDS encoding thiamine pyrophosphate-binding protein, whose amino-acid sequence is QIELLGDACGTELLRTAYHTVAEGYGGRGLLLDDPAKIDETLREAQAIAKQGKPVVVNVMIGKTDFRKGSISM